In Zunongwangia profunda SM-A87, the following proteins share a genomic window:
- a CDS encoding DUF4295 domain-containing protein, which yields MAKKSVAALQTGSKRLSKAIKMVKSPKTGAYTFVEAIMAPEDVNDYLKK from the coding sequence ATGGCAAAGAAATCAGTAGCAGCATTACAAACAGGATCTAAGAGATTAAGCAAAGCTATTAAAATGGTTAAATCTCCTAAAACAGGTGCATATACTTTCGTTGAAGCTATTATGGCTCCTGAAGATGTAAACGATTATTTAAAAAAGTAA
- a CDS encoding Hpt domain-containing protein — MSSYDLKDVEEMADGDQDFILVVVKTFLEEIPPDVTAMNEAIDSDNAKLAYSYAHKMKPNLKLFGLELMPQITIIEQWSKQGKNKAEVPGAGKVITGKVEQVCEELKEDFNL, encoded by the coding sequence ATGAGTAGCTACGATTTAAAAGATGTAGAAGAAATGGCAGACGGCGATCAGGACTTTATACTGGTGGTAGTAAAAACTTTTCTTGAAGAAATCCCGCCAGATGTGACTGCCATGAATGAAGCCATAGATAGTGATAATGCTAAACTTGCTTACAGTTATGCCCATAAAATGAAACCTAATCTAAAGCTTTTTGGGTTAGAATTAATGCCACAAATAACTATTATAGAGCAGTGGTCTAAACAGGGTAAAAATAAAGCGGAAGTACCGGGTGCCGGTAAGGTCATTACGGGAAAGGTAGAGCAGGTTTGTGAAGAATTAAAAGAAGATTTTAATCTGTAA
- a CDS encoding fumarylacetoacetate hydrolase family protein, with amino-acid sequence MKLICIGRNYTDHIAELENEKPEDPVVFQKPDTAILLKKQPFFIPDFSKDVHYEVELLVKITRVGKHIQPKFAHKYYDEIGLGIDFTARDLQAKLKAKGLPWEKAKGFDGAAVIGEKWLNKNQFSDLNNINFSLKKNDEIVQNGNSSLMLWKIDELIAYISTFFTLKIGDIIFTGTPAGVGAVAPQDHLTGFIEDQEIFSINIK; translated from the coding sequence ATGAAACTTATTTGTATAGGTAGAAATTATACCGATCATATTGCCGAGTTAGAAAATGAAAAACCAGAAGATCCTGTAGTCTTCCAAAAGCCGGATACGGCGATACTATTAAAAAAACAGCCTTTTTTTATTCCAGATTTTTCTAAAGATGTACATTATGAGGTAGAGTTGCTGGTGAAGATTACAAGGGTGGGAAAACATATTCAACCTAAATTTGCCCATAAGTATTATGATGAAATAGGGCTTGGGATCGATTTTACAGCGCGAGACCTTCAGGCAAAGTTAAAAGCTAAGGGGCTTCCCTGGGAGAAAGCAAAAGGCTTTGACGGTGCTGCAGTAATCGGTGAAAAATGGCTGAATAAAAATCAATTTTCAGATTTAAACAATATTAATTTTAGCCTAAAAAAGAATGATGAGATTGTACAAAATGGCAATAGTTCTTTAATGCTATGGAAAATTGATGAACTAATTGCTTATATTTCAACTTTCTTTACGTTAAAGATAGGCGATATTATTTTTACCGGAACACCTGCTGGAGTTGGTGCGGTAGCGCCACAAGATCATTTAACCGGATTTATTGAGGACCAAGAAATTTTTTCTATAAATATTAAATAA
- a CDS encoding 3'-5' exonuclease — MELKLTKPICFFDLETTGTNLAKDRIVEIAILKVYPNGNKESRTWLVNPEMEIPKEVIAIHGISNEKVANEPTFKELSKQIYDMIKGCDLGGYNSNRFDIPLLAEELLRADIDFDMKNMMAVDVQTIFHKKEQRTLAAAFKFYCGKELIDAHSAAADTEATYEVLKSQLDKYDDLENDIKWLSQYSARKSFADFAGFISFNKKGEEIFSFGKYRGKLVEEVLEKEPGYFGWLQNADFPLYTKKILTAIKLRKLNTKF; from the coding sequence ATGGAATTAAAGCTTACAAAACCTATTTGTTTTTTCGATCTGGAAACTACCGGAACGAACCTTGCCAAAGATAGGATTGTAGAAATAGCGATATTAAAAGTATATCCTAACGGAAATAAAGAAAGTCGTACCTGGTTGGTAAATCCAGAAATGGAAATCCCAAAAGAAGTCATTGCAATTCATGGAATTTCGAATGAGAAAGTAGCGAATGAACCGACTTTTAAAGAATTATCCAAACAAATCTATGATATGATAAAAGGCTGTGATTTGGGAGGTTATAATTCCAATCGCTTTGATATTCCGTTGTTAGCCGAAGAATTATTACGTGCAGATATCGACTTTGATATGAAAAATATGATGGCCGTAGATGTACAAACGATATTCCATAAAAAAGAGCAAAGAACTCTGGCGGCTGCTTTTAAGTTTTACTGCGGGAAAGAACTTATAGATGCACATAGTGCGGCTGCAGATACTGAAGCAACTTACGAAGTATTAAAGTCTCAATTGGATAAGTATGACGATCTGGAAAACGATATTAAATGGCTATCACAATACAGTGCCCGTAAAAGCTTTGCCGATTTTGCCGGATTTATAAGTTTCAATAAAAAAGGAGAGGAAATTTTTTCTTTTGGTAAATATCGAGGGAAGCTGGTAGAGGAAGTTCTGGAAAAGGAGCCGGGTTATTTCGGGTGGCTTCAAAATGCCGATTTTCCCCTTTACACTAAAAAGATACTCACAGCCATAAAATTACGTAAACTAAATACCAAATTTTAA
- the ftsY gene encoding signal recognition particle-docking protein FtsY translates to MSLFKKIFSKEKKETLDKGLEKSKSSFFSKMSKAVAGKSKVDDEVLDDLEDVLVSSDVGVATTIKIINRIEDRVAKDKYLGTDELNKILREEIAGLLSETNSGNATDFTVPNKKPYVMMVVGVNGVGKTTTIGKLANQFKSRGLKVVLGAADTFRAAAIDQLQVWAERTDVPIIKQSMGSDPASVAFDTVQNAVKMDADVVLIDTAGRLHNKVNLMKELSKVKRVMQKVIPDAPHEVLLVLDGSTGQNAFEQAKQFTAATEVTSLAVTKLDGTAKGGVVIGISDQFQIPVKYIGVGERVEDLQVFNKFEFVDSFFK, encoded by the coding sequence ATGAGTTTATTTAAAAAGATCTTTTCAAAAGAAAAAAAGGAAACTCTGGATAAAGGGCTGGAGAAAAGTAAAAGCAGCTTTTTTTCTAAAATGAGCAAAGCTGTTGCCGGTAAGTCTAAAGTTGACGACGAAGTTCTTGATGATTTAGAAGATGTGCTGGTAAGTAGTGATGTTGGGGTAGCCACTACTATAAAAATTATAAACCGTATAGAAGATCGTGTAGCCAAAGACAAGTATTTGGGAACCGATGAACTTAACAAAATCCTAAGAGAAGAAATTGCCGGTTTATTATCCGAAACCAATTCTGGTAACGCTACAGATTTTACTGTACCCAATAAGAAACCTTACGTAATGATGGTTGTGGGGGTTAATGGTGTAGGGAAAACAACAACTATCGGGAAACTGGCCAATCAATTTAAAAGCCGAGGCTTAAAAGTTGTTTTAGGAGCCGCCGATACTTTTAGAGCAGCAGCTATCGATCAATTACAGGTTTGGGCAGAACGTACCGATGTACCTATTATAAAACAATCCATGGGTAGTGATCCTGCTTCTGTAGCCTTCGATACCGTACAAAATGCTGTTAAAATGGATGCAGATGTTGTTTTAATTGATACTGCAGGAAGGTTGCATAATAAGGTAAACCTCATGAAAGAGCTTTCTAAAGTAAAAAGAGTGATGCAAAAAGTAATACCAGATGCGCCCCATGAAGTGCTTTTAGTTTTAGATGGTTCTACTGGGCAAAATGCTTTTGAGCAGGCTAAGCAATTCACAGCTGCTACTGAAGTTACCTCTCTGGCGGTAACCAAGTTAGATGGTACCGCAAAAGGTGGTGTTGTGATTGGGATTAGCGATCAATTCCAAATTCCGGTAAAATATATTGGTGTAGGAGAACGGGTGGAAGATCTTCAGGTTTTTAACAAGTTTGAATTTGTAGATTCCTTTTTTAAATAA
- a CDS encoding competence/damage-inducible protein A produces MNAEIITIGDEILIGQIIDTNSAFIAKELNKIGVSIHQITSVEDEWNHILTTLSDAQKRADIVIITGGLGPTKDDITKKCLCEFFNDTLIKDEAVLAHIEELFKKYIDTPISDLNRLQAMVPSKCEVLMNRYGTAPGMWLKKEDTIFISLPGVPYEMKALMQDEVIPRIRDRFKRPFILHKTVLTFGMGESAIAEKIESWEEALPAHIRLAYLPNLGKVRLRLSTKGSDPINMEKEVNDQIKSLSQIIGDIIKGIEEEDPIEVQIRNLLTANDASLATAESFTGGRLAAIFTGYPGASAFFKGSVVAYATEAKVNILGVSPELIEKYSVVSNEVACEMAKKVKALYQTDYAIATTGNAGPDKGDSDAEVGTVFLAIATPQRVFAHEFNFGNHRDKVVGKAVNKCMEMILDEIYSQK; encoded by the coding sequence ATGAACGCAGAGATTATAACCATTGGCGATGAAATTCTTATCGGCCAGATTATCGATACCAATTCGGCTTTTATAGCCAAGGAACTTAATAAAATAGGGGTGAGTATTCATCAAATAACTTCAGTAGAAGATGAATGGAACCATATTTTAACCACCTTGAGTGACGCTCAAAAAAGAGCAGATATAGTTATCATTACCGGCGGACTTGGCCCTACTAAAGACGATATTACCAAGAAATGCCTTTGTGAGTTTTTTAATGATACGCTGATTAAAGATGAAGCGGTTTTAGCGCATATCGAAGAACTTTTTAAAAAATATATTGATACTCCTATTTCAGATTTAAACCGGCTACAGGCCATGGTGCCTTCAAAGTGCGAAGTCCTTATGAATAGGTATGGTACTGCTCCCGGGATGTGGTTAAAAAAGGAAGATACTATTTTTATTTCTTTACCTGGTGTACCCTATGAAATGAAAGCTTTAATGCAGGATGAGGTCATTCCCCGAATAAGGGATCGTTTTAAAAGACCATTTATTCTGCATAAGACTGTACTTACCTTTGGGATGGGAGAAAGTGCTATTGCAGAAAAAATAGAATCCTGGGAAGAAGCCTTACCGGCTCACATAAGACTGGCATATTTGCCAAACCTGGGTAAAGTACGTTTGCGATTAAGCACAAAAGGTAGTGATCCCATTAATATGGAAAAGGAAGTGAACGATCAGATAAAATCGCTTAGCCAGATTATTGGGGATATTATTAAAGGGATAGAGGAAGAAGATCCTATTGAAGTGCAGATAAGGAATCTACTCACCGCAAACGACGCAAGCCTGGCTACAGCTGAAAGTTTTACTGGGGGCAGATTAGCTGCAATATTTACAGGATATCCAGGGGCTTCCGCATTTTTTAAAGGCAGTGTGGTGGCCTACGCAACAGAAGCTAAAGTGAATATTCTAGGGGTGTCACCAGAACTTATAGAAAAATATTCTGTGGTAAGCAATGAAGTGGCTTGTGAAATGGCTAAAAAAGTAAAAGCTTTATACCAAACCGATTATGCCATAGCAACTACGGGAAATGCCGGCCCGGACAAAGGTGATAGCGATGCTGAAGTTGGAACCGTTTTTTTGGCAATTGCTACACCACAACGCGTTTTTGCTCATGAATTTAATTTTGGGAATCATCGGGATAAGGTCGTGGGAAAGGCTGTTAATAAATGTATGGAGATGATATTAGATGAAATTTACAGCCAAAAATAG
- the rpmG gene encoding 50S ribosomal protein L33 codes for MAKKGNRVQVILECTEHKASGQPGTSRYITTKNKKNTPDRMELKKFNPILKKMTVHKEIK; via the coding sequence ATGGCAAAGAAAGGAAACAGAGTACAGGTTATTTTAGAGTGTACCGAGCATAAAGCTTCTGGTCAACCAGGTACATCAAGATATATCACTACAAAGAATAAAAAAAATACGCCGGATAGAATGGAGTTAAAGAAATTTAACCCAATCTTGAAAAAAATGACGGTTCATAAAGAGATTAAATAA
- a CDS encoding carboxypeptidase-like regulatory domain-containing protein: MRILLTVFLLISVCTFGQTTRAVGQVVDAKTLEPLPYANIVLEKEKRGISTDEEGRYSFVIKEVSENAILKFSYVGYESQYLELKELKGKVIKLKPSIHHLTEVKIFNVKNRKTKRINNFLLSESVGLGNFSGGQYPSTVARFYEKPDKFEEACYLKQVEIRYFILKETLSRSAKYRLRIMAVDKEGKPSYDLLDNGLIVEKEPGEYRTKIDLLPYKIRIPDHGFFIAVEHLFIKENAFMERKDYRVNDTMVYKDVELRKYAPIFKGVLEKDDEDFKSYYKDINGWRKMNSLDNSNSVFSGKLPAPAFKITLTD, encoded by the coding sequence ATGCGCATCCTGCTTACGGTATTCCTTCTTATTTCAGTTTGCACTTTTGGGCAAACTACAAGAGCCGTAGGACAGGTGGTAGATGCCAAAACTTTAGAGCCTTTACCGTATGCAAATATAGTTCTGGAAAAGGAAAAAAGAGGAATTTCGACAGATGAAGAGGGGCGATATTCTTTTGTTATAAAAGAGGTTAGTGAGAATGCTATACTTAAATTTAGTTATGTAGGTTACGAATCTCAATATTTAGAGCTAAAAGAGTTAAAGGGAAAAGTAATAAAATTAAAACCCAGCATACATCATTTGACTGAGGTAAAGATTTTTAATGTTAAAAATAGAAAGACTAAAAGAATAAATAATTTTTTGTTATCGGAATCTGTTGGTTTAGGGAATTTTAGTGGTGGGCAGTATCCTAGTACGGTGGCCAGGTTTTATGAAAAGCCGGACAAATTTGAAGAAGCCTGCTATTTAAAACAGGTTGAAATTCGGTATTTTATTTTAAAAGAAACGTTATCCCGCAGCGCAAAATACAGGTTAAGGATTATGGCGGTAGATAAGGAAGGGAAACCTTCTTACGATCTTTTGGATAACGGACTAATAGTTGAAAAAGAACCAGGCGAATATCGTACTAAAATCGATCTGTTACCTTATAAAATTCGCATTCCTGACCACGGCTTTTTTATTGCTGTAGAACATCTTTTTATAAAAGAAAATGCTTTTATGGAAAGGAAAGATTATAGGGTAAATGATACTATGGTGTATAAGGATGTGGAATTACGCAAATATGCGCCGATTTTTAAAGGGGTTTTAGAAAAGGATGATGAGGATTTTAAATCTTATTATAAAGACATCAATGGATGGCGAAAAATGAATAGTTTGGATAATTCTAATAGCGTATTTTCCGGAAAATTACCAGCCCCGGCATTCAAAATAACATTAACCGATTAA
- the rpmB gene encoding 50S ribosomal protein L28, which produces MSRVCELTGKKAMVGNNVSHAMNKTKRKFNANLVKKRFFIPEEDKWITLKVSTSALKNINKKGISAVIKEARAKGFLQK; this is translated from the coding sequence ATGTCAAGAGTTTGTGAACTTACAGGGAAAAAAGCGATGGTTGGGAACAATGTTTCTCACGCAATGAATAAGACCAAGCGTAAATTTAACGCTAACCTGGTAAAGAAACGTTTTTTTATTCCTGAAGAGGATAAATGGATCACTTTAAAAGTATCTACCTCTGCGCTTAAAAATATTAACAAGAAAGGAATCTCTGCCGTTATTAAAGAGGCTAGAGCAAAAGGATTTCTTCAAAAATAA